DNA from Geobacter sulfurreducens PCA:
AGCCCGAGGAGATCCACGAAAAGACAGCTGTCGGCTACAGCCGGTTGCCGTAATCCTAGGTACGCAGCGTCCGTTGCCGCGTGTCGCCATGTTCGGTTCCTTCCGGGGCGTTATCTTCGCCTGCGGCAAAGTCTTTTTTTGTCTTGACAGGCCGAAGACAGGGGGGCTATAGTTAACCTCTTTCTCCATGGTAACGTGCGCGCAGTAGCCGTAGTTTTTGGTGTGGCCGCATAATATATTGAATTAATTGAGATAATGCTCGAAAATCTTTCCGACAAGCTTGACGTCCTCTTTAAAAAACTCCGCGGTCAGGGAGTGATGAGCGAGGAGAATATCAAGGAGGCGCTGCGCGAGGTGCGGCTCGTTCTTCTTGAAGCCGACGTTAACTTCAAGGTCGTCAAGGACTTTGTCGAAAGAGTTCGTGTCCGTGCCGTCGGCACCCAGGTGCTCCAGAGTCTCACGCCGGGGCAGCAGGTCATCAAGATTGTTCAGGAAGAGCTTGTGGCCCTCATGGGCGGGGGCGAGGACAATAGTCTCGATCTGGCTGCAAAGCCGCCGGTCCCCATCATGATGGTAGGCCTTCAGGGGGCCGGCAAGACCACCTCCTGCGGCAAGCTGGCCCGGCTGCTCAAGGGGCAGCGGCGTCGACCGCTCCTGGTGCCTGCCGACGTCTACCGGCCTGCTGCGATTGAGCAGCTGAAGACCCTCGGGCGGCAGCTGTCCGTGGAAGTGTTCGATTCCCGGGCAGATCAGGATCCGGTCGACATCTGCCGCGAAGCGCTCCGTTACGCAACTCTCAACGGCTTCGACGTGGTCATTCTTGACACCGCCGGCCGCCACCAGATCGACGAGTATCTCATGAATGAGCTCGTCAGGATCAAGGAGGCGGCGGAGCCGCGGGAAATCCTCTTCGTCGCCGACGCCATGACCGGCCAGGAAGCGGTCAATGTGGCCAGCGGCTTCAATGACCGGCTCGATATTACCGGCGTGGTCCTTACCAAGCTCGACGGTGATGCGAAGGGGGGGGCAGCGCTCTCAATCCGGGCGGTGACCGGCAAGCCGGTGAAACTTGTGGGGGTCGGCGAAAAGCTCGACGCCCTGGAAGTTTTTCATGCGGATCGTCTGGTGTCGCGCATCCTCGGAATGGGTGATATTCTTACCCTTGTGGAGAAGGCCCAGGCGACCTTCGATTCTCAGGAGGCCGAACGGCTTCAGCAGAAGCTCAAGAAAAGCCAGTTCGATCTGGAGGATTTCCGCAACCAGCTGCAACAGATCAAGAAGATGGGCTCCATTGAGTCGATTCTCGGCATGATTCCGGGGGTCGGTAAGGCCATGAAGCAACTGCAGGGCGCTCAACCTTCCGAGCGAGAGCTCAAGCGGATCGAGGCGATCATTGGCTCCATGACCCCTGCCGAGCGTGCGAACCACGCGATCATCAATGGCAGCAGGCGGCTGCGCATCGCCAAGGGGAGCGGCACCACCGTTCAGGAGGTGAACCAGCTTCTCAAGCGTTTCACCGAGGCGCAGAAAATGATGAAGCAGCTTCAGAAGC
Protein-coding regions in this window:
- the ffh gene encoding signal recognition particle protein → MLENLSDKLDVLFKKLRGQGVMSEENIKEALREVRLVLLEADVNFKVVKDFVERVRVRAVGTQVLQSLTPGQQVIKIVQEELVALMGGGEDNSLDLAAKPPVPIMMVGLQGAGKTTSCGKLARLLKGQRRRPLLVPADVYRPAAIEQLKTLGRQLSVEVFDSRADQDPVDICREALRYATLNGFDVVILDTAGRHQIDEYLMNELVRIKEAAEPREILFVADAMTGQEAVNVASGFNDRLDITGVVLTKLDGDAKGGAALSIRAVTGKPVKLVGVGEKLDALEVFHADRLVSRILGMGDILTLVEKAQATFDSQEAERLQQKLKKSQFDLEDFRNQLQQIKKMGSIESILGMIPGVGKAMKQLQGAQPSERELKRIEAIIGSMTPAERANHAIINGSRRLRIAKGSGTTVQEVNQLLKRFTEAQKMMKQLQKLGPKGLMRGMKGMGKGMFPF